In a single window of the Leptolyngbyaceae cyanobacterium genome:
- a CDS encoding nuclear transport factor 2 family protein has product MSEKFLTLLYKAFENPSLQEKLNEADTAEKFVKVADEYGYQLTPDELGAGLGKMHSIFGTVVMSMMDKLTGGAAPPNGKAAAPSVEVSEKNIDLVKRLFSRGEAFDSEGFITFFTDTPVYQFGNFDVCLDKASIKQSADNFFSRISAVYHEIKAMWEEGDAVFVEMDVTYWRKDGSVISLPCFDIFRVEGDKFSELRIFMDVNPVFNPNIPVPNSASVFTASQGKKLMPPGTMKRHFAEHPEGKERVAKGFVPKWAIDGPKWPIESPATVTIDPASNVATVIVVFSIEPSEQQPLLDRIMKYGGGQVKHQPGFLSSSLHRSIDGKRVLNYTQWRSRQDYEAFMRNSQGTSPIERFGHIPDIHIYELVEQTVAPKS; this is encoded by the coding sequence ATGTCGGAAAAATTCCTAACTTTGTTGTACAAAGCCTTTGAAAACCCGTCTCTTCAAGAAAAACTAAATGAGGCTGACACGGCAGAAAAATTTGTCAAAGTAGCCGACGAATACGGTTATCAACTCACGCCGGATGAGTTGGGAGCGGGATTAGGAAAAATGCACTCCATTTTTGGCACTGTCGTGATGTCAATGATGGATAAATTAACCGGAGGAGCGGCTCCCCCCAATGGAAAGGCAGCAGCACCATCAGTTGAAGTTTCTGAAAAAAATATCGATTTAGTCAAGCGCTTATTTTCTAGAGGTGAGGCGTTTGATTCGGAAGGCTTTATCACCTTTTTTACCGATACGCCAGTTTATCAATTCGGTAACTTTGATGTTTGCTTAGATAAAGCTTCGATTAAACAATCAGCTGACAACTTCTTCAGCCGAATTTCGGCAGTTTACCACGAAATTAAAGCGATGTGGGAAGAAGGGGATGCGGTATTTGTCGAAATGGATGTTACCTACTGGCGGAAAGATGGTTCGGTGATTTCTTTGCCATGTTTTGATATCTTTCGAGTGGAAGGTGATAAGTTTTCTGAATTGCGGATTTTCATGGATGTTAATCCGGTGTTTAATCCCAATATTCCGGTTCCTAATTCGGCTTCTGTATTTACCGCCAGTCAAGGCAAAAAATTAATGCCTCCCGGTACTATGAAGCGGCATTTTGCCGAACATCCGGAAGGTAAAGAAAGAGTGGCTAAAGGTTTTGTACCGAAATGGGCGATCGATGGCCCGAAATGGCCGATCGAATCTCCAGCTACAGTGACTATAGATCCGGCTAGCAATGTCGCCACAGTAATTGTAGTGTTCTCTATAGAACCATCCGAACAACAACCACTGTTGGACAGGATCATGAAATATGGCGGCGGACAAGTAAAACACCAGCCTGGTTTCCTCTCATCCAGTTTACATCGCAGCATAGATGGCAAGCGAGTTCTCAATTATACGCAATGGAGAAGTCGCCAAGACTACGAAGCTTTCATGAGAAATTCTCAGGGTACAAGTCCCATTGAGAGATTTGGCCACATCCCGGATATTCACATCTATGAACTAGTCGAGCAAACTGTCGCTCCCAAAAGTTGA
- a CDS encoding iron uptake porin, producing the protein MTAGSKSNNFLLASLISVVSSATLASGATAMPATETSLSENLISAYPEVSGRKNQAKNSISGDLNSLGANQSVHQSSQVKNDTARNDLEVLASDDKGESEKFDRITSVSLLSQIQPQAEKTSQAEIPSPGGGESKVADSPLYQTGELDPLESLENGESEEDPLEQVTSVSQLSDVQPTDWAFQALQSLVERYGCIEGYPDRTYRGNRAITRYEFAAGLNACLDRIQELIAASSSKPNNTNFVTEEDLASLRRLQEQFATELASLKGRVDTLEARTAKLEATQFSTTTKLFGNVRFQLNSYFAGADDSETIFQYSTFLGFLTSFTGRDLLITALAATNTELPELTSNNAGRNVGSTREGTSDLASPGSTNNEVRMITLAYQFPIGEKLKIDLIAFDRYRFNPILLRQFLPYYSIGGGPVSAFLEAPPLYFLGGGGGISASYEMFDNTVLTLTYLGGGLFVNNPAPKGGLFNGDYIASAQINYNPSPRFFLQGIYQHGYFGTRRLGDAEVGNFAFNSSQFFRGNGFVGSALANRFDDAGVFFEDASEVTTNAYQLGGYFAITPRFIIGGWVNYINAKLLGKGTADIWTYSVQAAFPDLFKKGNLAGLGVGMEPTLTGLRVGDRFIGGFENDTSLHVEAYYKYQVTNNISITPSVIWITAPNQDADNEDIVIGGIRTTFNF; encoded by the coding sequence ATGACTGCCGGAAGTAAAAGCAATAATTTTTTGCTTGCGTCTTTAATCTCTGTAGTTTCATCAGCTACTTTGGCATCTGGTGCGACAGCGATGCCTGCGACAGAAACTTCATTGTCTGAAAATTTAATATCAGCTTATCCGGAAGTTTCTGGGCGAAAAAATCAGGCCAAAAACTCTATATCAGGCGATCTAAATTCTCTAGGGGCAAATCAGTCAGTACATCAGTCCAGCCAGGTCAAAAACGATACCGCTCGAAACGATCTTGAGGTTTTAGCATCGGATGACAAAGGAGAAAGCGAAAAATTCGATCGCATTACCTCCGTATCCCTGTTATCTCAAATTCAACCCCAAGCCGAAAAAACTTCCCAGGCGGAAATTCCGTCCCCCGGTGGCGGCGAATCAAAAGTTGCTGATTCCCCTCTTTACCAAACAGGAGAACTCGATCCCTTAGAATCGTTAGAAAATGGGGAATCAGAAGAAGACCCTCTAGAGCAAGTTACCTCAGTTTCCCAACTTTCCGACGTACAACCAACAGATTGGGCTTTCCAAGCATTACAGAGTTTGGTAGAACGCTACGGTTGTATTGAAGGATATCCCGATCGAACCTATCGTGGAAACAGAGCAATTACCCGCTATGAATTTGCGGCTGGATTAAATGCTTGTTTAGATCGAATTCAAGAATTAATAGCTGCTTCTTCTAGTAAACCTAACAATACTAACTTTGTTACCGAAGAAGATTTAGCCAGCCTGCGAAGATTACAAGAGCAATTTGCCACAGAATTAGCCAGCCTAAAAGGTAGGGTGGATACGTTGGAAGCTCGGACAGCTAAATTGGAAGCAACCCAATTTAGTACTACCACCAAACTATTTGGCAATGTTCGCTTTCAACTTAACTCTTATTTCGCCGGAGCAGACGACAGCGAAACCATCTTTCAATACAGTACTTTTTTAGGGTTTTTAACCAGCTTTACCGGTCGAGATTTATTAATCACCGCTTTGGCAGCAACCAACACGGAATTGCCAGAATTAACTTCTAATAATGCTGGGAGAAACGTAGGTTCAACCAGGGAAGGCACGAGCGATTTAGCTAGTCCCGGTTCTACCAACAACGAAGTGAGAATGATCACTTTGGCGTATCAATTTCCGATCGGCGAAAAGTTAAAAATCGACTTGATCGCATTCGATCGCTACCGTTTTAACCCCATTTTACTCCGGCAATTCCTCCCTTATTACTCCATTGGTGGTGGCCCGGTTAGCGCATTTTTAGAAGCACCTCCGCTTTACTTTTTAGGAGGTGGTGGCGGCATTTCAGCCAGTTATGAAATGTTCGACAATACAGTGCTAACATTAACTTATTTAGGAGGAGGATTATTCGTTAACAACCCCGCTCCTAAAGGCGGCTTATTCAACGGAGATTACATCGCTTCCGCCCAAATAAATTACAATCCCAGTCCCAGGTTTTTCTTGCAGGGAATTTATCAACACGGTTACTTCGGGACTAGAAGGCTGGGCGATGCAGAAGTAGGAAATTTTGCCTTTAATAGTTCTCAATTTTTTAGAGGTAATGGATTCGTTGGTAGCGCACTAGCCAACCGCTTTGATGACGCGGGAGTCTTTTTTGAAGACGCATCAGAAGTAACTACTAATGCTTATCAACTAGGCGGATACTTTGCCATTACCCCACGATTTATTATTGGTGGATGGGTTAACTATATCAACGCCAAACTGTTAGGTAAAGGAACCGCTGACATTTGGACTTACTCAGTACAAGCAGCATTTCCCGATTTATTTAAAAAAGGAAATCTGGCTGGTTTAGGTGTCGGTATGGAACCAACGCTGACAGGGTTAAGAGTAGGCGATCGCTTCATCGGAGGATTTGAAAACGATACATCCTTGCACGTTGAAGCTTACTACAAATATCAGGTGACTAATAATATTTCCATTACTCCATCTGTGATTTGGATTACCGCTCCTAACCAAGACGCTGATAACGAAGATATCGTAATTGGAGGAATCAGAACTACGTTCAACTTTTAG
- a CDS encoding cupin domain-containing protein: MTHFQPRPIGEDDSHDHSSPDQTHSETNSTSANTNSATSTIGNGFQIVPQDAADRPAVYAAGDLYTFLATLSETNKDFGAYDFFVPVGGGPAPHIHSLENEAFYVLNGPLNLNLGVSQLTVPTGSFLFGPKGRIHGFNNVGLNTTSASTGPNVGGRLLSITDPGGLEVLFRNAAVPVTDRSQPIPPPNLEELQRLQAFFELAGQTLKFWLPGDPVPDAPDLLPYKIVVPDDANLTSSLGELPGLTKVYRIGELPKINDPLGISYSVLASYDETGQSLEYKQFSLAPQGNNASLAPISSEHHENFYVRSGELTLNINGQTQIAGANTFVHIAPGNTFSIANQGSQAVEALAVSIPLNRRSIFGTSSNDDIKVNGGDAVIALDGDDRIVANVWGATVPAGAPQQPRGGNYINGNQGNDYIVGSENDILHGGKGDDVIISQGSRNVMDGQLGNDILYAGNGDVMIGGDGADQFWIVNGAIAPIPSYIADFQVGVDKIGIQGLSGITSFSNLVIGPSENLLGTIIRTSDRIPLAIVDGALYTEITANDIVFA; the protein is encoded by the coding sequence ATGACTCATTTCCAACCCAGACCAATAGGTGAAGACGACTCTCACGATCATTCGTCGCCAGATCAGACTCATAGCGAAACTAACTCAACCTCTGCTAATACCAACTCAGCCACCAGTACGATCGGCAATGGTTTCCAAATAGTTCCACAAGATGCAGCAGATCGTCCGGCAGTCTATGCTGCTGGTGATTTGTATACCTTTTTGGCTACCCTTAGCGAAACCAACAAAGATTTCGGTGCATACGACTTTTTCGTACCAGTAGGAGGTGGCCCAGCCCCACACATTCACAGCCTAGAAAACGAAGCTTTCTACGTTTTAAACGGGCCACTCAATTTAAACCTGGGGGTTAGCCAATTAACCGTTCCGACCGGCAGTTTTCTATTTGGGCCAAAAGGAAGAATTCACGGATTTAATAACGTTGGTCTTAATACTACTAGCGCCAGTACCGGGCCAAACGTGGGTGGAAGGCTGCTTTCGATTACCGATCCCGGCGGATTAGAAGTTCTGTTCCGAAATGCTGCCGTACCAGTTACGGACAGATCCCAACCAATTCCACCACCCAACCTAGAAGAGTTACAAAGATTACAAGCATTCTTTGAATTAGCAGGTCAAACTCTGAAATTTTGGCTTCCAGGCGACCCAGTACCCGATGCGCCGGATCTTCTCCCTTACAAAATAGTAGTTCCCGATGATGCAAACCTGACTTCTTCTCTAGGAGAACTTCCCGGTTTAACCAAAGTATATCGAATCGGCGAACTGCCAAAAATTAATGACCCGTTGGGAATTTCTTACAGCGTACTGGCAAGCTATGACGAGACGGGTCAATCTTTAGAGTACAAACAATTTTCTTTAGCGCCGCAAGGAAACAATGCTTCACTTGCCCCAATTAGCAGCGAACACCACGAAAACTTCTATGTTAGGAGTGGGGAACTGACCTTAAACATTAACGGACAAACCCAAATTGCTGGGGCTAATACTTTTGTCCACATCGCGCCGGGAAATACTTTCTCGATCGCAAATCAAGGCAGTCAAGCTGTCGAAGCCTTAGCTGTTAGCATACCCCTCAATCGACGATCGATCTTCGGTACATCAAGCAACGACGACATCAAAGTTAATGGTGGAGATGCCGTAATCGCTCTGGATGGAGACGATCGCATCGTTGCCAATGTTTGGGGTGCTACAGTTCCCGCAGGCGCTCCCCAACAGCCTCGCGGTGGTAACTACATCAACGGTAACCAAGGCAACGACTACATCGTTGGTAGCGAAAACGACATCCTCCACGGTGGTAAAGGAGATGACGTAATCATCAGCCAAGGTAGTAGAAACGTGATGGATGGTCAGCTTGGTAACGACATCCTCTACGCGGGTAATGGGGATGTCATGATTGGTGGTGATGGTGCTGACCAGTTCTGGATCGTCAACGGTGCAATAGCACCAATACCGAGTTACATCGCTGATTTCCAAGTAGGAGTTGACAAAATAGGCATCCAAGGTCTTAGCGGAATCACCTCTTTTAGCAACTTGGTAATCGGACCATCGGAAAATTTGTTAGGCACCATCATTAGAACTTCCGATCGTATTCCTTTAGCAATTGTGGATGGTGCTTTATACACCGAAATTACTGCTAACGACATCGTTTTTGCTTAA
- a CDS encoding DJ-1/PfpI family protein: MTTEKKGKIGVIVEEHFDPTEYRRFNEYFPEKGYEVEYLSHLWGNKELTFGSNPENDQVEYHVTVTKDVNDVDPADYKGIICIGAYAMDRLRYQVSVKKGEKNQAPAVAFIRKAMSAENVKIGTICHSLWLLCADRDLLQGRQVTCAHNIICDVENAGGEVVYEGDVTADLVIDGNLITGKHPGVVDEFMDAFVAEIEKTESRQKVGSGT; encoded by the coding sequence ATGACTACTGAAAAAAAAGGAAAAATCGGCGTCATCGTTGAAGAACATTTTGACCCCACCGAATACCGCCGCTTTAATGAATATTTTCCCGAAAAAGGTTACGAAGTTGAATATCTTTCTCATTTGTGGGGAAATAAAGAGTTAACTTTTGGCTCTAATCCAGAAAATGACCAAGTTGAATATCACGTTACGGTCACCAAAGATGTTAACGATGTCGATCCAGCCGATTATAAAGGCATTATTTGCATCGGTGCTTATGCTATGGATCGACTCAGATATCAAGTAAGTGTCAAAAAAGGAGAGAAAAACCAAGCTCCTGCCGTGGCATTTATTAGAAAAGCCATGAGTGCAGAAAATGTAAAAATAGGCACGATTTGCCATAGCTTATGGCTTTTATGCGCCGATCGAGATTTACTACAAGGCCGCCAAGTTACCTGCGCTCATAATATTATCTGCGATGTGGAAAATGCAGGAGGGGAAGTTGTCTATGAGGGTGATGTAACAGCAGATTTAGTAATAGACGGTAATCTGATTACGGGCAAACATCCAGGCGTCGTAGACGAATTTATGGATGCTTTCGTGGCAGAGATTGAAAAAACAGAATCACGGCAAAAAGTAGGTTCTGGAACTTAG
- a CDS encoding AGE family epimerase/isomerase: MERMNFSFSDTIGGYVTHFNRQEKCFGIKTSDGREYTAYLTPTAWGRIAQNLEEGYIDATQRLGELLHPGQHIFAYGVFYPQGDGHKFDVKSFVFPGDAPGKYRHEEPDWWIKQVRSIADSYLKWQFNYPNKEIDYREYRTMLNLAGEKKKDDYLQETDTVSRLVYGFASAFLMTGEDRFLEAAEKGTEYLRDHMRFYDPDENLIYWYHGVKVQGNREQKLLTSEFSDDYDCIPAYEQIYALAGPIQTYRASGDPRILKDAEMTIDLFDKFYLDKEKGGYFSHLDPITLDPRAESLGRNQGRKNWNSVGDHAPAYLINLYLATEEQKYADMLEYTFDTIEAHFPDYNNSPFVQEKFYEDWSPDTTWGWQQNRAVVGHNLKIAWNLMRMQSLKPKDKYVDFAKKIAAIMPAVGSDQQRGGWYDVVERVLSDGEEQHRFVWHDRKAWWQQEQAILAYLILNGTMKDPEYLRHAREASAFYNCHFLDHDDGAVYFNVLANGLPFLMGTERYKGSHSMSGYHSTELCYLSAIYQNLLIFKHPMDFYFKPIPGGFKDNILRVSPDILPPGSIAIGKVWIDEQEYHDFDADGLTVKLPDTQERVKVKVQIVPK; the protein is encoded by the coding sequence ATGGAGCGCATGAATTTTTCTTTTTCGGACACCATCGGCGGGTATGTCACCCACTTTAATCGGCAAGAAAAATGCTTTGGCATTAAAACATCCGATGGAAGAGAATATACGGCATATTTAACTCCCACGGCTTGGGGTCGCATTGCTCAGAATTTGGAAGAAGGATACATCGATGCTACCCAAAGACTGGGCGAATTACTCCATCCCGGTCAGCACATTTTCGCTTACGGTGTCTTCTATCCCCAAGGAGACGGACACAAATTTGATGTGAAATCTTTTGTGTTTCCCGGCGATGCTCCCGGTAAATATCGCCATGAAGAACCAGACTGGTGGATTAAACAAGTTCGTTCAATTGCTGATTCTTACTTGAAATGGCAATTTAATTATCCAAATAAGGAAATCGATTATCGCGAATATCGCACCATGCTAAACCTAGCTGGTGAGAAAAAGAAAGATGACTATTTGCAAGAAACCGATACGGTTTCTCGTTTAGTATACGGATTTGCTTCTGCTTTTTTAATGACTGGGGAAGACCGCTTCCTAGAAGCGGCGGAAAAAGGTACTGAATACCTGCGGGATCATATGCGATTTTACGATCCCGATGAAAATTTGATTTATTGGTATCACGGCGTCAAGGTACAAGGCAATCGGGAACAAAAATTACTCACTTCTGAGTTTAGCGACGACTACGATTGCATCCCAGCTTACGAACAAATTTACGCTTTAGCTGGCCCTATTCAAACATATCGGGCTAGTGGCGATCCGCGCATCCTGAAAGATGCGGAGATGACGATCGATCTCTTTGACAAATTCTATTTAGATAAAGAGAAAGGCGGATATTTCTCTCACCTTGACCCGATTACTCTCGATCCTCGCGCCGAATCTTTAGGCCGTAACCAAGGACGGAAGAACTGGAACTCGGTGGGCGACCATGCCCCAGCGTACCTGATCAACTTGTACCTGGCAACCGAGGAACAGAAATACGCCGATATGTTGGAGTATACCTTCGATACGATCGAAGCCCACTTCCCCGACTACAACAACAGCCCGTTCGTCCAAGAGAAGTTTTACGAAGACTGGAGTCCCGACACCACTTGGGGTTGGCAGCAAAACCGCGCCGTAGTAGGACACAACCTGAAAATTGCTTGGAACCTAATGCGGATGCAAAGCCTCAAACCCAAAGATAAATATGTCGATTTTGCCAAGAAGATTGCCGCGATCATGCCAGCAGTCGGTTCGGACCAACAACGGGGCGGCTGGTACGATGTGGTAGAGCGGGTTTTAAGTGACGGAGAAGAACAACACCGCTTCGTATGGCACGATCGCAAAGCCTGGTGGCAACAAGAACAAGCCATCCTCGCTTACCTGATCTTAAACGGCACGATGAAAGACCCGGAATACCTGCGCCACGCCCGCGAAGCTTCTGCCTTCTATAACTGTCACTTCCTGGATCACGATGACGGTGCTGTTTACTTCAACGTGTTAGCCAACGGACTGCCTTTCCTAATGGGAACCGAACGTTACAAAGGCAGCCACTCCATGAGCGGTTATCACTCTACCGAATTGTGCTACCTGTCAGCAATTTATCAAAACTTACTGATCTTCAAACACCCGATGGACTTCTACTTCAAGCCCATACCGGGAGGATTTAAGGACAATATTCTCAGAGTGTCACCAGATATTTTGCCACCTGGAAGTATCGCTATTGGCAAAGTTTGGATCGACGAACAAGAGTATCATGATTTTGATGCCGATGGCTTAACTGTCAAGTTGCCAGACACGCAAGAACGAGTAAAAGTAAAAGTGCAAATCGTTCCTAAATAG
- a CDS encoding anti-sigma factor antagonist (This anti-anti-sigma factor, or anti-sigma factor antagonist, belongs to a family that includes characterized members SpoIIAA, RsbV, RsfA, and RsfB.), which produces MDINIKNLKEVTIVEMAGDIDASTAPKVQEKVLPLAGPGSKILLDMSKVPYTSSAGLRLLLSLYRQINGNDGKLVLVGVSEQIQDTMEVTGFLDFFIRCDSIDSGLEALEKDEE; this is translated from the coding sequence ATGGACATCAATATCAAAAATCTCAAAGAAGTAACAATTGTAGAAATGGCTGGCGATATTGATGCCAGTACTGCACCAAAAGTACAAGAAAAAGTTTTACCGCTAGCTGGGCCGGGGAGCAAAATACTTTTAGATATGAGCAAAGTTCCCTATACTTCCAGCGCTGGTTTGCGCTTATTGTTATCTCTATATCGCCAAATCAACGGTAACGACGGAAAGCTCGTGCTAGTAGGGGTTTCCGAGCAAATTCAGGATACGATGGAAGTGACTGGATTCCTGGACTTTTTTATCAGATGCGACTCGATTGATTCGGGCTTAGAAGCGCTCGAAAAGGATGAAGAATGA
- the glgX gene encoding glycogen debranching protein GlgX, translated as MDYGRIDIHPTHTYGDFKLRRGRPFPFGATLVPGGVNFSIFSSYAKSCTLVLFEKHAKQPMAEIPFEDEFRIGNVFCTIVFGLDYENIEYGYRMDGPFNPEEGHWFDPGKILMDPYAKVIGGRDVWGVTPDWDDIYHHRARISLDDFDWEGDRPLEIPPEDLVIYEMHVRSFTRHPSSKVKHPGTFAAIRQKIPYLKELGVNAIELMPIYEFDEFENSRPNPTRPGETLVNYWGYSTVGFFAPKAGYAATGKLGMQVDELKALIKDLHANGIEVILDVVFNHTAEGNEKGPYISFRGIDNKTYYMLTPEGYYFNFSGCGNTLNCNNPIVRNIVLDCLRYWASEYHIDGFRFDLASILGRDPWGAPLANPPLLETLAFDPILAKCKLIAEAWDAGGLYQVGSFPAFGRWAEWNGKYRDSIRKFIKGDGTVGDMAQRLAGSPDLYAWAGRGPATSINFITAHDGFTLMDLVSYNYKHNEANGENNNDGSNDNDSWNCGWEGETDDPGINAFRRRQIKNAIAILMVSTGVPMILMGDEVGRTQYGNNNTYCHDNELNWLDWSLLEKNADLFRFVKHCIGFRNAHPVLRSKYHLSNQDYKGSGYADITWHGTQAWNADWSDSCRTLAFMLCGKHAKSGTVEDNYVYVAMNMHWEAVWFNIPGLRDGMKWHVFANTGAPSPNDIWEPGKEPILDNQHGILLGDRSVVILVGK; from the coding sequence ATGGATTACGGGCGGATTGATATTCATCCTACGCATACCTACGGCGACTTTAAGTTGCGTAGGGGGCGTCCATTTCCATTTGGCGCTACCCTCGTACCGGGTGGCGTCAATTTTTCAATTTTTTCTTCTTATGCTAAATCTTGTACTTTGGTGCTGTTTGAAAAGCACGCCAAACAACCGATGGCGGAAATTCCGTTTGAGGATGAGTTCAGGATTGGCAATGTTTTTTGCACGATCGTATTCGGTCTTGATTATGAAAATATCGAATACGGTTATCGGATGGATGGCCCTTTCAATCCCGAAGAAGGTCATTGGTTCGATCCCGGTAAGATTCTGATGGACCCCTATGCCAAAGTGATTGGCGGTAGGGATGTTTGGGGGGTAACGCCAGATTGGGATGATATTTATCATCATCGCGCCCGCATTTCTCTGGATGATTTTGATTGGGAAGGCGATCGCCCTCTGGAAATTCCCCCAGAAGATTTAGTGATTTATGAAATGCACGTCCGCAGTTTCACCCGCCACCCATCTTCTAAGGTGAAGCATCCGGGGACGTTTGCGGCAATTCGGCAGAAAATACCTTATTTAAAGGAGTTGGGTGTCAATGCGATCGAATTGATGCCTATCTACGAATTCGACGAATTTGAAAACAGTCGCCCTAACCCCACCAGACCCGGTGAAACCCTGGTAAATTACTGGGGCTACAGTACGGTGGGATTTTTTGCCCCGAAAGCAGGTTACGCCGCTACGGGAAAATTGGGGATGCAGGTTGATGAATTAAAAGCTTTAATCAAAGACTTGCACGCTAACGGTATAGAAGTAATTCTCGATGTGGTGTTCAATCACACGGCGGAAGGAAACGAAAAAGGGCCTTATATTTCGTTCCGAGGTATTGACAACAAAACCTACTATATGCTTACGCCGGAAGGCTACTACTTTAACTTTAGTGGCTGCGGCAACACCCTCAATTGCAATAATCCGATCGTCCGCAATATCGTGTTGGATTGTTTGCGTTACTGGGCTAGCGAATATCACATCGATGGCTTCCGGTTTGACTTGGCTTCCATTTTGGGACGCGACCCTTGGGGCGCACCGCTAGCCAATCCCCCATTGTTGGAAACTCTCGCTTTTGACCCGATTTTGGCTAAATGCAAACTGATTGCGGAAGCTTGGGATGCAGGCGGACTCTACCAAGTGGGTTCTTTCCCCGCTTTCGGACGTTGGGCAGAGTGGAACGGCAAATACCGGGACTCGATACGAAAATTCATCAAAGGCGACGGTACGGTGGGAGATATGGCCCAGCGTTTGGCTGGTTCCCCCGATCTCTATGCTTGGGCGGGACGCGGGCCAGCTACCTCGATCAACTTCATCACCGCCCACGATGGTTTTACCTTGATGGATTTGGTTTCGTATAACTACAAGCACAACGAAGCCAACGGGGAAAACAACAATGACGGTTCTAACGATAACGATAGTTGGAACTGCGGTTGGGAAGGGGAAACTGACGATCCGGGGATCAATGCTTTCCGCCGTCGGCAAATCAAAAATGCGATCGCGATTCTGATGGTGTCCACTGGCGTGCCGATGATTCTGATGGGCGATGAAGTAGGGCGCACTCAGTATGGCAACAACAATACTTACTGCCACGATAACGAGCTTAACTGGCTGGATTGGTCGCTTTTAGAAAAAAACGCCGACTTGTTCCGCTTTGTCAAGCACTGCATCGGTTTCCGCAACGCCCATCCGGTACTGAGAAGCAAATATCACTTATCGAACCAAGACTACAAGGGTAGCGGTTACGCCGATATTACTTGGCACGGTACTCAAGCCTGGAATGCTGATTGGTCAGATTCCTGTCGTACTCTAGCGTTTATGCTGTGTGGCAAACACGCTAAGTCGGGTACGGTGGAGGACAACTACGTCTACGTAGCGATGAATATGCACTGGGAGGCAGTTTGGTTTAATATCCCTGGTTTGCGCGATGGTATGAAATGGCACGTCTTTGCCAATACGGGCGCACCTTCACCTAATGATATTTGGGAACCCGGTAAGGAACCGATACTGGATAATCAGCATGGTATCTTGTTGGGCGATCGATCTGTGGTGATTCTCGTCGGTAAGTAA
- a CDS encoding anti-sigma factor antagonist (This anti-anti-sigma factor, or anti-sigma factor antagonist, belongs to a family that includes characterized members SpoIIAA, RsbV, RsfA, and RsfB.), protein MALNTTLETKEGIATITLAGDLDASTANIFKQEVEAAATSNPKRLVLMMQDLNYMASAGLRVLIFAKQKMGTDVDIYIISPQEGVLDTLEKTGYAQSVFVMTLDEYNAQ, encoded by the coding sequence ATGGCTTTAAATACTACTCTCGAAACAAAAGAAGGCATCGCGACAATTACTTTGGCAGGTGACTTAGATGCCAGTACCGCAAATATTTTTAAACAGGAAGTAGAAGCAGCAGCAACCAGCAATCCCAAACGTCTAGTATTAATGATGCAAGACCTAAACTATATGGCTAGTGCAGGTCTGCGGGTGCTGATTTTTGCCAAACAAAAAATGGGAACCGACGTTGATATTTATATCATTAGCCCCCAAGAAGGCGTGTTAGATACCCTGGAAAAAACTGGATACGCTCAAAGCGTATTCGTGATGACATTAGACGAATATAACGCTCAATAA
- a CDS encoding ATP-binding protein, translating to MEPLTLPGTLDSLGAVANYVMTAAAQAGLDKSKSYKLRLAVDEIATNIIIYGYEEARTQGNLDLQANIDDASLTISIEDTAKHFDPFSKLAAEEEKIPLPLEERPIGGLGVYLAIQGVDKFFYERVGERNRNTFVVNRS from the coding sequence ATGGAACCTTTAACTTTACCAGGTACTCTAGACTCTTTAGGAGCAGTTGCTAATTACGTGATGACAGCAGCTGCTCAAGCTGGTTTGGATAAAAGTAAATCATATAAACTTCGGCTGGCAGTAGACGAAATCGCTACTAATATTATCATATACGGCTATGAAGAAGCTCGTACTCAAGGCAACTTAGACTTGCAAGCCAATATTGATGACGCCAGTCTTACCATATCGATCGAAGATACGGCAAAACATTTCGATCCTTTTAGTAAACTAGCTGCTGAAGAAGAAAAAATTCCTTTACCTTTAGAGGAAAGGCCCATTGGCGGGTTAGGGGTTTATCTAGCCATTCAAGGTGTAGATAAGTTTTTCTATGAGAGAGTAGGAGAAAGAAATCGCAATACTTTTGTAGTAAATCGTTCTTAA